The DNA segment TGccttttagtttatggtaaagaagaaagaggaaacctTACTAATttcctgtctgtctctctccataGCGTGAATGCATCTCAATCCATGTTGGCCAAGCCGGTGTGCAAATTGGCAATGCATGTTGGGAGTTGTACTGTTTGGAACATGGCATTCAGCCTAATGGCACAATGCCAAGCGACAAAACAATTGGTGGTGGAGATGACTCATTCAACACCTTCTTCAGCGAGACAGGAGCAGGAAAGCATGTTCCTCGTGCTGTATTTGTGGATTTGGAACCAGCAGTCATAGGTAAATATGGCTTACATGTCTGCAGTAAAAGGGAGAAATGTGGAAATGGTTGAACAGAAAGGTTAAGATGTAAAAATCTCCTGTTTTATATGTTGCCTTTTGGACTTTATGAAAGAAATTTATAGAAGTGTGTAACCCCTACTATATATTTGGATCAAAGCACAGTATTTATTTCCAAATTATAATCTGCTTTATTTTATGTAGATTTTGATACTTTGTAATTCTTGAAAAATCAGATAGTGTTTCTCTTTGCCCTCTGCTACTGCATATTCTCATGATTAGTTTGTAGCTTTTGGAGTACTTAGCACAATGAGTCATGTTCCTATCAAGTGTCCAGTTCAGATACAGATTAAAATCTGCAACTAGGAAATAAGAATATTTATATGGGCTTTCAATAAGTTTATCTCCCATCTATTTCCCAGAGAGGAAATTCCAAGTAGCAAACAAATTCAATCATATTCAAGAgagtattaaaattaaataagaattaaatgaaaaattccttgtgtgtccaatcgcacttggccaataaaaagttctattctattctacgagAATTTTTTAAGTTTAATCTTTcacaataaaaatttgaaaactagattcattttttaaaaatgagtacactaaatatttgtaatttaaaatgtatacTTTTGAAACCAGAAACCAATATTTCtatgaagggaaaaataaaaatataaatggttGAAATATATAATCTGTATTTCCTTATCAAACCTAAAACCTGTACTGActacaaaataaattatttacaaaAGAATGGAAATTGCTTGGAAAGGtaaataaaaccatttttaaaatattttttcagtcTTCAAACCTCTGGAGGATATCATTTCTAATACCTTATTAGttcttatatttataattttataatctaTGTATTATAATCTTAGGTATTGACAGGTTATGGTTTAAACAGTGATACTCTGAACCAATGAGGAAGTAGAATGTGAACAAATTATTTTCTACATTTTCACTGTAGaataatatatgtattttattgcaGATGAAGTGCGGAGTGGGATATATAAGCAACTCTTCCATCCTGAACAGTTGATTTCTGGCAAGGAAGATGCTGCTAACAATTATGCAAGAGGTCACTACACTGTGGGAAAAGAAATAATTGACCTTGTATTGGAGCGGGTTAGGAAGCTGGTATGTCATAATGTTTTAAACCTGTCAAACATACACTCAGATTTATCTTGAACATAAATCGGATCTAAAACACAAAGTGTCCCATAGGTAGATTAGCTTATTGGCCTGGGGGCTGCAATATAAAGTTTTTTCCAACATTAAGAAAAATGTCATTGGCTGAAGATAACGTGATATGGAAAGACCCTTATCACAGGCATTCCTGGAGGCTTCTCTGCCCATTGCAGTAATAGTTACACCTATATGGCTAGGCAAGCAGTGATTTGGTTAGCAAAGCTGCTGTTCCTTCCCCAACTCCTCTCTTCTGGGAGAGAGGGAGGCTGGGCTCCAGGATGCAGTTGTTGTCATTACCTGATCTTGCAACAACGTGGCCATGACAAGGGGAACTTACCAGGTCAAGACGGCAATGACCTCTGAGCCTGTTTGTGAGCTGTGTTTTGGGGGCACCATTATTCAGCCAACGGACAGAGTACAGCACACAGGTGGAGGAATGAGAGCTCCGAGAGCAAGGACCCCTTCTGTGATTTGGGgtaaccccccccttttttttttttgatttggaTAACACTTTCTACTGCTATCATATTCTTTCAATACAAATCAGTTAGAGCAATCCTAGAGCCAAAAGTTGTTGGAACTACTCatttttctgttcattttttttctttttgactttCCCTTCATTCTCTTCTGGTATTATCTTCTCATTTCCCCTTCCTGTGGACAAGGGTCAAACCAGTGTTGCCAGTGATCTAAACAGACAAGTTGCAataactttttaatattaagcCAAGCCTCTTTTCTTACAGATCACAATAACAATTTCTTGTCAAAGAAATTCTTGCTACTTTAGaggatataaaaaaagaaaagaaaggcaaaCTTATAGGACATAAACCTTGTTTGTACAGTTGAAATGTGTAATATGCATATTCTTCTTTCAGGCAGACCAGTGCACCGGTTTGCAAGGGTTCCTGATCTTCCACAGTTTTGGAGGAGGCACTGGTTCAGGTTTTACTTCTCTGCTGATGGAACGCCTTTCAGTTGACTATGGAAAGAAATCAAAACTTGAATTTGCCATATACCCAGCTCCTCAAGTTTCAACTGCTGTTGTTGAGCCATACAATTCCATATTAACTACGCACACTACTCTTGAACATTCTGATTGTGCCTTCATGGTTGACAATGAAGCCATCTATGATATTTGTCGAAGGAATCTAGACATTGAGCGCCCAACATACACCAATCTCAACCGCCTCATTGGTCAGATTGTTTCATCCATCACTGCCTCTCTCAGATTTGATGGTGCCTTAAATGTGGATCTGACAGAATTCCAGACAAACCTGGTGCCTTATCCCCGAATTCATTTTCCCCTAGTCACATATTCCCCTATTATTTCAGCAGAGAAAGCCTATCACGAGCAACTCTCTGTTTCTGAAATCACCAATGCTTGTTTTGAGCCATCCAATCAGATGGTGAAGTGTGATCCTCGCCATGGCAAGTACATGGCCTGTTGTATGTTGTATCGTGGAGATGTTGTCCCCAAGGATGTCAATGCTGCTATTGCTGCTATCAAGACAAAGCGTACCATTCAATTTGTTGATTGGTGTCCTACTGGTTTTAAGGTAAGTATTGCTGATGTGTCCTGCAAATGGCATCTTGTCCAAATTTCTAGATTTCTGAATAAATGTAGTACAAACATGCAACTTCAAAATAGTATAAACAACATCATGATTTACAAggcaattaaaattatatttaaaagcaaatagCAGCTGAAGGGTTTTGCTCATAGTTCTGATAGTTAAGATACTCCCATAGATTTATAGAAACTACATGCAGGAGTATGCAAATTGAACTCCATTTCTTTAACAGCGGAATTGCTTTTGGGGATAATGTTAGGATATTTTCTGACAAATGCAAATAATTAGACTTTtgctttatttcaatttttctattaaaaaggcagattatACATATCCAGTTGTGGTGCTTAAGCCCAGAACAATCTTTATAGGAATCCTGTTCTCTATGTAAATGCAGCACATTCTGATATGCAGTGTAGAAATGTTACATACTACTTGGATGTAGGAAAGCCTGACAATGTCTATTTCTGTAACTTTATAGGTGGGTATTAATTATCAGCCCCCAACAGTAGTTCCTGGTGGTGACTTGGCCAAAGTACAACGTGCAGTCTGCATGCTCAGCAATACCACAGCCATTGCAGAAGCTTGGGCCCGTCTGGATCACAAGTTTGATTTGATGTATGCCAAGCGTGCTTTTGTCCACTGGTAtgtaggagaaggaatggaggaaggagaaTTTTCCGAGGCCCGGGAAGATTTGGCTGCCCTTGAAAAGGATTATGAAGAAGTGGGCACTGACTCCTTGGATGGTGAAGATGAAGGTGAAGAGTATTAAAAGTCTTTAAATATTGTGAGGCTGTTGCCATTTGCTACTTTGCCTGTATTACCAAGAAAGTGCATTTTTACATCTCAAATGTAAACATTTAGCATTCCATGATAAAGTGCTTGGAATAAATTCTTATAACCAAAGAAATTTTCAGTTGTTGATACAAGCATTAAATGTTTAgctgggatacaaataaaatgatCTTGTATATCAATATGGAGTGGTCTCATTATAGCATATTCTtaaacacagacatttccactcaGTAGTTGCATatagtatttttttctatttttttttaactggaaaagaaattcatatttttttactatttcaataaAATATTGCTTGCATGAAAACAGATGTTCTTAAAAGAATGTCACAATCTTTATACATCTTTATACATTAAATATCTATGTATCACATGCATTTAACATCTGTTCCAATTTAatcattctcattttttttcaccaGTGCTGTTAACTTAAAGCCAACAACTACTCACATCAAAAGTTATATAATTCAAACATATATTTCCAGACTTTCCCTAATCCAAAaatgcacaatattttttttacatatatcaaTAGTCTGCAGCAGCAAAAACCTTGCCTGCACCCCTATAAGCTCTACTTCGCATATCTTATGTCCCATCCAGTTTCGTGCCATTCTCTAAGAAGATAATTTGAGTGTAGTTGCAGCCTTTGAATCATAGatggtacattttttaaaattaagattttatCTTAATGCACTGGAATGATAGCAAAATTAATCATAGTGATAATACCAATCATCTCCCGGGATGAGCCCACTAGCATTTGAAGATATAAGTAAGAGGTATTAAGCAAGGCCTGGGAATATCGATCAATCCTTTGAATTGCAGGagttaaaggaaaagaaataatgatTTAGTAAATCacgttttatttgtatgttttccATTTGTTGTAAGAGCAAAACTACTTTTCAGTCTTTTAGACTG comes from the Ahaetulla prasina isolate Xishuangbanna chromosome 3, ASM2864084v1, whole genome shotgun sequence genome and includes:
- the LOC131194611 gene encoding tubulin alpha-8 chain codes for the protein MRECISIHVGQAGVQIGNACWELYCLEHGIQPNGTMPSDKTIGGGDDSFNTFFSETGAGKHVPRAVFVDLEPAVIDEVRSGIYKQLFHPEQLISGKEDAANNYARGHYTVGKEIIDLVLERVRKLADQCTGLQGFLIFHSFGGGTGSGFTSLLMERLSVDYGKKSKLEFAIYPAPQVSTAVVEPYNSILTTHTTLEHSDCAFMVDNEAIYDICRRNLDIERPTYTNLNRLIGQIVSSITASLRFDGALNVDLTEFQTNLVPYPRIHFPLVTYSPIISAEKAYHEQLSVSEITNACFEPSNQMVKCDPRHGKYMACCMLYRGDVVPKDVNAAIAAIKTKRTIQFVDWCPTGFKVGINYQPPTVVPGGDLAKVQRAVCMLSNTTAIAEAWARLDHKFDLMYAKRAFVHWYVGEGMEEGEFSEAREDLAALEKDYEEVGTDSLDGEDEGEEY